One segment of Sinorhizobium sp. BG8 DNA contains the following:
- a CDS encoding LysR substrate-binding domain-containing protein, giving the protein MQLRHLRYFVKIVEAGSFSRAAAVIHVAQPALSQQIAELEAQLGLQLLLRSARGVRPTAAGEVLYREASSILRQMDQLPGIVRSSAGEVEGVVSLGMSSTLAATVAGRFIETCRTTLPKVTLKFSVSDSETLKARLEARTLDLALVFEDELVPAFRRTPLFRQRLYLIGRPPVAGNASSVSLAELAALPLILPSLPNVVRSVLDRAFAAAGISATVVAEADVLSSILSAVLSGVGQTVLPKGDLSDLPDSGLAKPVLVEPPLFLTASVLSSGDFPLTHAGEAVRRVLGEFAVDHLRTAQEGAEWIEQDQL; this is encoded by the coding sequence ATGCAGCTGCGCCACCTGCGCTATTTCGTCAAGATCGTGGAGGCTGGCAGTTTTTCGCGTGCGGCGGCGGTCATTCATGTCGCCCAACCGGCGCTGAGCCAGCAGATCGCGGAACTCGAAGCACAACTCGGCCTCCAGCTCCTGCTGCGTAGCGCGCGCGGCGTGCGCCCGACCGCTGCAGGCGAGGTACTCTATCGCGAGGCGTCGTCGATCCTGCGCCAGATGGATCAACTCCCCGGGATCGTGCGCTCCAGTGCCGGCGAGGTCGAAGGGGTCGTGAGCCTCGGCATGTCCTCCACTCTCGCCGCCACGGTGGCTGGACGCTTCATAGAGACTTGCAGGACGACGCTGCCGAAGGTCACCCTCAAGTTTTCCGTCTCCGACAGCGAGACCCTGAAGGCACGGCTGGAAGCCCGCACCCTGGATCTCGCCCTGGTCTTCGAGGACGAACTCGTCCCTGCCTTTCGTCGCACGCCGCTTTTCAGGCAAAGGCTCTACCTGATCGGCAGGCCACCGGTCGCCGGCAATGCCTCGTCCGTGTCACTTGCCGAACTCGCCGCCCTGCCCCTCATCCTGCCGAGCCTTCCGAACGTGGTCCGCAGCGTTCTCGACCGTGCCTTCGCCGCAGCCGGGATTTCGGCCACCGTCGTTGCGGAAGCGGATGTGCTGTCCAGCATCCTGTCGGCAGTACTGAGCGGCGTCGGCCAGACCGTGCTCCCCAAAGGCGACCTGTCCGACCTTCCTGACAGCGGTCTCGCGAAGCCTGTCCTGGTAGAGCCGCCCCTCTTCCTCACTGCATCCGTCCTGTCATCCGGGGATTTTCCGCTCACCCATGCGGGTGAGGCCGTCCGCCGCGTTCTCGGCGAATTTGCAGTCGATCACCTGCGCACTGCGCAGGAAGGCGCGGAATGGATCGAGCAGGACCAGCTATAA
- a CDS encoding 2-hydroxycarboxylate transporter family protein → MVRAIEIIGQFAGLPRWAHLAFLAVVLLLSAQQGMLGPTAGACLLLTVGAFSLGHACRQLPGLRAIGFETIAVVFVPAYLVHRKVIAPATVEQAGTLVQSTDLITVFVTVLIVGSMVGIDRRALVAGSVKLVLPVVVASLVAVLAGTLAGVATGLAPSATFFYTVVPVLGGGINAGALPLSLGYANTFGISQPEAFSRILPPVMLGNVMAVMAAALLSHYGPSLREGTHRQTNWDHGAFKAVDASARPVDAGAVVSSAFLLFVIYCVARLAAAGLAIPIPLTVVLIAAVLHVFDFLPTRLRVALLSLHRSLVAALTWPVLFAAGMLLAPWPTLIESLTATNIVTTAAVVSAVTATGYLCSRHVGLAPVDCALLTTARAAMGGTGDIAILNAARRMDLMAFAQIVTRTGGAITISLALALAAYLGA, encoded by the coding sequence ATGGTCCGTGCGATCGAAATCATCGGCCAATTCGCAGGACTGCCAAGATGGGCTCACTTGGCCTTCCTGGCGGTCGTGCTGCTCCTTTCGGCGCAGCAAGGCATGCTCGGCCCCACCGCCGGCGCCTGCCTTCTGCTGACTGTCGGGGCATTCTCGCTGGGACATGCCTGCCGTCAGCTCCCCGGCCTCAGGGCCATCGGCTTCGAAACGATCGCAGTCGTTTTTGTCCCGGCATATCTCGTCCACAGGAAGGTCATCGCCCCCGCAACCGTCGAGCAGGCGGGAACACTCGTGCAGTCGACCGACCTGATCACGGTCTTCGTCACCGTTCTGATCGTCGGGAGCATGGTGGGGATCGACCGCAGAGCCCTTGTCGCGGGTTCAGTGAAGCTCGTACTTCCGGTGGTCGTCGCGAGCCTTGTCGCGGTCCTGGCCGGAACTTTGGCCGGTGTCGCGACCGGACTGGCTCCGTCGGCAACCTTCTTCTACACGGTCGTTCCGGTCCTCGGCGGCGGCATCAATGCCGGTGCGTTGCCGCTATCGCTCGGCTACGCCAACACGTTCGGGATTTCCCAGCCGGAAGCGTTTTCCCGGATCTTGCCGCCCGTCATGCTCGGCAATGTCATGGCGGTAATGGCGGCGGCACTGCTCAGCCACTATGGGCCCTCTTTGAGGGAGGGGACGCACCGGCAGACCAATTGGGACCATGGGGCGTTCAAGGCCGTCGACGCGAGCGCACGCCCTGTGGATGCCGGTGCAGTCGTGAGTTCGGCTTTCCTGCTGTTCGTGATCTACTGCGTGGCGAGGCTTGCGGCTGCAGGCTTGGCGATTCCGATTCCCCTGACGGTCGTCCTTATCGCGGCCGTCCTGCACGTTTTCGATTTCCTGCCCACCCGACTGCGGGTGGCGCTACTCTCCCTGCACCGCTCTCTCGTCGCGGCCCTTACCTGGCCCGTGCTTTTTGCCGCAGGGATGTTGCTGGCCCCCTGGCCGACGCTGATTGAGAGCCTTACCGCGACAAACATCGTGACAACCGCAGCCGTTGTTTCCGCAGTGACTGCCACGGGATACCTATGCTCTCGCCATGTTGGGCTCGCCCCGGTGGATTGCGCGCTCCTGACGACCGCGCGGGCGGCAATGGGAGGGACGGGCGATATCGCCATTCTGAACGCCGCGCGCCGTATGGATCTCATGGCATTCGCGCAGATCGTGACACGCACGGGCGGAGCAATCACCATCTCGCTCGCGTTGGCCCTGGCGGCATACCTTGGCGCGTAG
- a CDS encoding VWA domain-containing protein, with amino-acid sequence MSCCGAQMTAEEADAVAGLVTAKLSAFLKTLRDNSFAVGLGEGRDAAALMATGYAQKPDLLRSAFKHLFCARKTDWEKFDGLFDAFWLGRRVRNRSTVAGSTDPGKNPALKSLKDKTSKGDGATDQVPSDGSDDREGDGEGRMEGASRIESISSTDFRKLSDPAELELAHAIAADLARAMRSRLTRRERARSRGYRLDLRRTIHGNICHGGVPLRLVHRRRLEKPLRLVMLLDVSGSMSMYTGMFLRFMHGALDEFREAEAFLFHTRLAHVSDAMKDRDPARALDRLSMMAQGAGGGTRIGECLSDFNRYHAARIIHSRTCVMIVSDGYETGNADQLEREMAALRRRCRRIAWLNPMMGWDGYAPVSSGIKVALPYVDLHAPAHTLQSLAALEPYLARL; translated from the coding sequence ATGAGCTGTTGCGGCGCGCAGATGACGGCGGAAGAGGCCGATGCAGTCGCCGGCCTCGTAACCGCGAAGCTCTCGGCCTTTCTGAAGACACTGCGCGACAACAGCTTCGCAGTGGGCCTCGGTGAGGGCCGCGACGCGGCCGCACTGATGGCGACGGGTTATGCCCAAAAGCCGGATCTCCTGCGTTCCGCCTTCAAGCATCTCTTCTGCGCGCGAAAGACCGACTGGGAAAAATTCGATGGGCTGTTCGACGCGTTCTGGCTCGGCCGCAGGGTGCGCAATCGCTCCACGGTCGCCGGCAGCACGGACCCCGGGAAGAACCCGGCGCTGAAATCGCTGAAGGACAAGACCTCTAAGGGCGACGGCGCGACAGACCAGGTTCCCTCGGACGGCAGCGATGACCGCGAAGGCGATGGAGAAGGCCGGATGGAAGGCGCTTCTCGCATCGAGTCGATCTCGAGTACCGATTTCCGCAAACTTTCCGACCCCGCCGAGCTTGAACTGGCGCATGCGATCGCGGCGGATCTTGCACGGGCGATGCGATCGCGGCTCACCCGGAGGGAACGGGCCAGGTCGCGCGGCTATCGCCTCGATCTGCGCCGGACCATTCATGGCAATATCTGCCATGGCGGCGTGCCTCTGAGGCTGGTGCATCGGCGACGGCTGGAAAAACCGCTGCGCCTCGTCATGCTCCTCGACGTCTCCGGTTCGATGAGCATGTATACCGGAATGTTCCTGCGCTTCATGCACGGGGCGCTCGATGAGTTCCGCGAAGCCGAGGCCTTCCTGTTTCACACGCGGCTGGCCCACGTCTCCGACGCCATGAAGGATCGCGATCCGGCGCGTGCGCTGGATCGGCTGTCAATGATGGCGCAAGGTGCAGGCGGCGGCACGCGGATCGGTGAATGCCTGTCGGATTTCAATCGCTATCATGCCGCGCGCATCATCCATTCGCGCACCTGCGTGATGATCGTGTCGGACGGATACGAGACCGGCAATGCGGATCAGCTTGAACGTGAAATGGCGGCGCTCCGTCGCCGGTGCCGTCGCATCGCCTGGCTCAATCCGATGATGGGTTGGGACGGCTACGCGCCGGTATCCTCAGGGATAAAGGTCGCCCTTCCCTACGTCGATCTGCACGCACCCGCTCATACGCTGCAAAGCCTTGCCGCGTTAGAACCCTACCTTGCCAGGCTGTGA
- a CDS encoding XdhC family protein, with translation MNAHVDVMELASRLKSEDEAFVLATVVRTVSVTAAKAGAKAVIRSDGTIVAGWIGGGCARGAVLKAARRALADGQARLISVQPADMLAEHGVKAGESREGIEFSTNMCPSKGTMDIFIEPVLPRPSLLVFGASPVALAIAEQARPLGFHTTVAAPGADFAETPNADLLVDGFTISGPQARPCFVIVATQGKGDQAALKAALALDASYYGFVGSHRKMAALRLALAAEGVPAERLGSVKGPAGLDIGAITPEEIALSILAEILQVRRRGQRTDPGKASSPS, from the coding sequence ATGAACGCCCATGTCGATGTTATGGAGCTGGCTTCCAGGCTGAAATCGGAAGATGAAGCCTTCGTGCTGGCAACGGTGGTGCGCACGGTTTCGGTCACCGCGGCCAAGGCAGGCGCCAAGGCCGTCATCCGCTCCGATGGCACAATCGTCGCGGGCTGGATCGGTGGCGGATGTGCACGCGGTGCAGTGTTGAAAGCGGCCCGCCGGGCGCTCGCCGACGGTCAGGCGCGACTGATCTCGGTGCAGCCGGCGGACATGCTGGCCGAGCACGGCGTCAAGGCGGGGGAAAGTCGCGAAGGCATAGAATTCTCCACCAACATGTGCCCCAGCAAGGGCACGATGGACATTTTCATAGAGCCAGTTCTGCCCCGTCCATCGCTGCTCGTCTTCGGTGCGAGCCCGGTGGCGCTTGCGATTGCGGAACAGGCACGCCCGCTCGGTTTCCACACCACGGTGGCTGCACCGGGCGCCGACTTCGCCGAAACGCCCAACGCCGACCTGCTGGTCGACGGATTCACGATCTCCGGACCACAGGCTCGCCCGTGTTTCGTGATTGTCGCCACACAGGGAAAGGGTGATCAGGCGGCCCTCAAGGCAGCGCTCGCTCTCGATGCCAGCTACTATGGCTTTGTCGGAAGCCACCGCAAGATGGCGGCTCTGAGGCTGGCGCTCGCGGCCGAAGGGGTACCGGCCGAACGCCTGGGCAGCGTGAAGGGCCCGGCTGGCCTCGACATCGGCGCCATCACGCCCGAAGAAATAGCGCTGTCGATCCTTGCGGAAATTCTCCAGGTGAGGCGGCGCGGCCAGCGGACTGATCCGGGAAAGGCAAGCAGCCCGTCTTGA
- a CDS encoding DUF4387 family protein, whose protein sequence is MPNLVYRVISACGALGYGYPKESLEAALQGRIDAIICDGGSMDAGPYYLGTGTEYFETEAVKADFRHMVEAGQKIGCPVILGSSGMAGGNRNLDWMIGVAKEIFAELHVADAKVAVVGAELDPEIVIKEFRKGALRSTGRGPELSEQALRDSTIVGQMGIHPLMTALESGAQYVIAGRSCDIALFASDMIRRGIAPGLAYHVGHVLECGALACDPGSPSDCLVAEIYDDGSALFIAPNPTRRCTAYSIAAHSLYEESHPQLQFYPEGILAMEKTEFFSRDSRVAGIRNSRFVRSAKPWPWSIKLEGARRLGGRKVSLLYIDPSDLGKVPPDVLVYGRNGVQPIPVEGSERELGIIIETTAKSEQAAVLLASVLTHYLIHYGYPGRKATAGNIAYPLSPNLVSFRREDGSYGAIVPSGTRDPVFFENYAAIKAAVIKLVEQEFPDALANAHYTITDADASAPAVLLRTVDSDPERLAERHAREIEEITRLITSKTSSLFNLDAPDAYAWSLYHLLQNEDVIKNVMFPITYYHANGSEWTITGNDRPKYFDIGETGYKGDLNDRTLSLISDIPPDGAEIGTHRLLDMAVVIRSKDAGVNRLTFDVIFTSGENYEAALRSNVFSRESIAGILRLPAESIVGTFFVDTCNAIKISVERPNISASPDERDVFGAQQQARLERLSIPIHAAALARASAF, encoded by the coding sequence ATGCCGAACCTCGTCTACCGTGTCATTTCCGCCTGCGGTGCCCTTGGATACGGATATCCCAAGGAATCGCTCGAAGCCGCATTACAGGGTCGCATCGATGCGATCATCTGCGATGGCGGTTCTATGGATGCCGGCCCCTACTATCTTGGAACGGGCACCGAATACTTCGAGACCGAGGCCGTAAAGGCGGACTTCCGCCACATGGTCGAGGCGGGCCAGAAAATCGGCTGCCCTGTCATTCTCGGAAGCAGCGGCATGGCGGGCGGCAACCGGAATCTCGACTGGATGATCGGCGTCGCCAAGGAGATCTTCGCAGAGCTCCACGTAGCCGATGCAAAAGTCGCCGTGGTCGGTGCCGAGCTCGATCCGGAGATCGTCATCAAGGAATTCCGCAAGGGCGCGCTGCGCTCGACGGGTCGAGGTCCGGAGCTCAGCGAACAGGCGCTGCGCGATAGCACCATCGTCGGGCAGATGGGAATCCACCCTCTGATGACCGCCCTTGAGAGCGGCGCCCAGTATGTCATCGCGGGCAGATCCTGTGATATCGCGCTCTTCGCTTCCGACATGATCCGTCGCGGCATCGCCCCCGGCCTCGCTTACCACGTCGGCCATGTGCTCGAATGCGGCGCCCTCGCCTGCGATCCGGGCTCCCCATCCGATTGCCTCGTCGCCGAGATCTACGACGACGGTTCTGCGCTCTTCATCGCCCCGAATCCGACGCGCCGCTGCACGGCCTATTCCATCGCCGCGCACTCGCTCTACGAGGAGAGCCACCCGCAGCTGCAATTCTATCCCGAAGGCATTCTCGCCATGGAGAAGACCGAGTTCTTTTCCAGGGACTCCCGTGTTGCCGGCATCCGCAACAGCCGCTTCGTCCGTTCGGCGAAACCGTGGCCATGGAGCATCAAGCTCGAGGGCGCCCGCCGGCTTGGTGGCCGGAAGGTCTCGCTTCTCTACATAGACCCATCGGATCTCGGGAAGGTCCCGCCGGACGTCCTCGTCTACGGCCGCAACGGCGTGCAGCCCATCCCGGTCGAGGGATCCGAACGCGAGCTCGGCATCATCATCGAGACTACCGCGAAGAGCGAGCAGGCCGCCGTGCTGCTGGCGAGCGTGCTCACCCACTATCTCATCCACTACGGTTACCCGGGTCGCAAGGCGACCGCCGGCAACATCGCCTATCCGCTTTCGCCCAACCTCGTGAGCTTCCGGCGTGAGGACGGCTCCTATGGGGCCATCGTCCCGAGCGGCACGCGCGATCCGGTGTTCTTCGAAAACTACGCTGCGATCAAGGCGGCCGTGATTAAACTCGTGGAGCAGGAATTTCCGGACGCGCTCGCCAATGCGCACTACACGATCACGGATGCCGATGCCTCCGCCCCGGCAGTCCTCTTGAGGACGGTCGACAGTGATCCGGAGAGGCTCGCCGAGCGACACGCGCGAGAGATCGAAGAAATTACCCGTCTCATCACGTCGAAAACGTCCTCACTCTTCAATCTCGACGCACCGGACGCCTATGCCTGGTCGCTCTATCATCTTCTGCAGAATGAAGACGTGATAAAGAACGTCATGTTTCCGATAACCTACTACCACGCGAACGGGAGCGAGTGGACAATCACGGGCAACGATCGGCCAAAGTACTTCGACATCGGCGAGACGGGTTACAAGGGCGACCTCAACGACCGCACCCTTTCGCTCATCTCCGACATTCCGCCAGATGGAGCGGAGATCGGCACCCACCGTCTGCTCGACATGGCGGTCGTCATTCGCAGCAAGGATGCGGGCGTCAATCGCCTCACCTTCGATGTCATTTTCACCTCGGGGGAAAACTATGAGGCAGCCCTTCGATCGAATGTCTTCAGCAGGGAAAGTATCGCCGGCATACTGAGGCTGCCGGCGGAGAGCATCGTCGGGACATTCTTCGTCGATACCTGCAATGCCATCAAGATTTCGGTCGAGAGGCCGAACATCTCCGCCTCACCCGACGAGCGGGACGTCTTCGGGGCGCAGCAGCAGGCCCGCCTGGAGCGCCTCAGCATACCGATCCATGCCGCAGCCCTTGCGCGGGCGTCGGCCTTCTGA
- a CDS encoding MoxR family ATPase, whose protein sequence is MSRTEIGERLTNAGYIADRELVTAISLMQMLRRPLLLEGEAGVGKTAVAYGLASVHATEVIRLQCYEGLDQSAALYEWNYQRQLLAIQSHQGADAGVIEDQVFSEKYLLERPLLAAIRRQKPPVLLIDEIDRADEEFEAFLLEILSDFQVSIPELGTIAATSIPHVVLTSNGTRELSDALRRRCLYHYVDYPDVERETRIILARVEGAGTDLALQIARMMEAIRKEDLRKLPGVAETLDWAAVLVGLDISDLKADPEAVYETLSCLLKTREDKARFRREVTERLLGRVA, encoded by the coding sequence TTGTCGCGCACCGAAATCGGCGAGCGGCTGACGAATGCCGGCTACATCGCCGACCGGGAGCTCGTCACTGCGATCTCCCTGATGCAGATGCTTCGCCGGCCGCTGCTTCTCGAAGGAGAGGCCGGTGTCGGGAAGACGGCTGTCGCCTATGGCCTTGCCTCCGTCCACGCGACGGAAGTGATCCGGCTGCAATGCTATGAGGGGCTGGATCAGTCCGCGGCCCTCTACGAGTGGAACTACCAGCGCCAGCTTCTGGCCATTCAGTCACACCAGGGCGCGGACGCTGGTGTGATCGAGGACCAGGTTTTCTCCGAGAAGTATCTTCTCGAGCGCCCGCTCCTGGCTGCGATACGCAGACAGAAGCCGCCGGTCCTGCTGATCGACGAGATCGACCGGGCGGACGAGGAGTTCGAGGCATTCCTGCTCGAAATCCTGTCCGATTTCCAGGTCTCGATTCCCGAACTCGGAACGATCGCCGCCACGTCCATCCCGCACGTCGTCCTGACCTCGAACGGCACGCGTGAGCTGTCCGATGCGCTCCGGCGGCGCTGCCTCTATCATTACGTCGACTATCCGGACGTCGAACGCGAAACGCGCATCATTCTCGCGCGTGTTGAAGGTGCCGGGACGGACCTGGCCCTGCAGATCGCGCGGATGATGGAAGCCATTCGCAAGGAGGATTTGCGCAAGTTGCCGGGTGTCGCCGAAACACTCGACTGGGCGGCGGTGCTCGTCGGTCTGGACATCTCGGATCTGAAGGCGGATCCGGAGGCCGTGTACGAAACGCTCTCGTGCCTTCTCAAGACGCGCGAGGATAAGGCCCGCTTCCGCCGGGAGGTCACGGAACGCCTGCTTGGGAGGGTCGCATGA
- a CDS encoding aerobic carbon-monoxide dehydrogenase large subunit, with amino-acid sequence MNDMTITRAEREAKLEGMGCKRKRVEDIRFTQGKGNYVDDVKLPGMLHGDFVRSQYPHARIKSINKDKALKVPGVLAVLTAEDLKGVNLAWMPTLAGDVQMVLADGKVLFQNQEVAFVVATDRYAADDGINAVEVEYEALPVLVDPFHSMDADAPVLREDLAGKTEGAHGLRKHHNHIFEWTVGDKDLTDAAFRKAEVSIKEMISYHRTHPSPLETCQCVCSFDKIKGELTIWGTFQAPHVIRTVVALIAKIPEHKIHVIAPDIGGGFGNKVGAYPGYICAAVASIVTGRPVKWVEDRIENLTSTSFARDYHMTTEIAATREGKVTGLRVHVLADHGAFDACADPSKWPAGFFNIVTGSYDFPTAHLAVDGVYTNKAPGGVAYRCSFRVTEAAYCIERAMDILAQKLGMDPAELRLKNFVRPEQFPYHSALGWEYDSGDYHTAMKKMMETVDYASLRREQAEKREAFKRGETREIMGLGVSFFTEIVGAGPSKNCDILGIAMFDSCEIRLHPTGAGIARVGSKSQGQGHETTWAQIIATEIGIPADDIMVEEGNTDTAPYGLGTYGSRSTPVAGAAIAMAARKIKAKAQMIAAYKLEVHEDDLEFDIDGFRVKGLPERYLSMKDICWAAYNSPPPGMEPGLEAVSYYDPPNMTYPFGAYLCVMDIDVDTGVYKVRRFYALDDCGTRINPMIIEGQVHGGLTEAFAIAMGQEIRYDDAGNVVTGSFMDFFMPTAVETPHWETDFTVTPSPHHPIGAKGVGESPNVGGVPAFSNAVNDAFSFLGSTHIQMPHDFWRNWQAAKSLGVV; translated from the coding sequence ATGAACGACATGACCATTACGCGCGCCGAGCGCGAAGCCAAGCTCGAGGGCATGGGCTGCAAACGCAAGCGGGTGGAGGACATCCGCTTCACGCAGGGCAAGGGCAACTACGTGGACGATGTGAAACTGCCGGGCATGCTGCACGGCGACTTCGTCCGTTCGCAGTATCCGCATGCGCGCATCAAGTCGATCAACAAGGACAAGGCGCTGAAGGTGCCGGGCGTCCTTGCCGTCCTGACTGCCGAAGACCTCAAGGGCGTGAACCTCGCCTGGATGCCGACGCTGGCTGGCGACGTGCAGATGGTGCTTGCCGATGGCAAGGTGCTTTTCCAGAACCAGGAGGTAGCGTTTGTCGTCGCAACCGACCGCTATGCGGCCGATGATGGCATCAATGCCGTCGAGGTCGAGTACGAGGCGCTCCCCGTCCTCGTCGATCCCTTTCATTCTATGGATGCGGACGCGCCGGTTCTCCGCGAGGATCTGGCTGGCAAGACCGAGGGCGCCCACGGGTTACGCAAGCACCACAATCACATCTTCGAATGGACCGTCGGCGACAAGGACCTGACGGATGCCGCGTTCCGCAAGGCGGAGGTCTCCATCAAGGAGATGATCTCCTACCACCGCACCCACCCCTCGCCGCTTGAGACGTGCCAATGCGTCTGTTCGTTCGACAAGATAAAGGGCGAGCTGACGATCTGGGGTACGTTCCAGGCGCCCCATGTCATCCGCACGGTTGTGGCGCTGATCGCCAAGATTCCGGAGCATAAGATCCACGTGATCGCGCCGGATATCGGCGGTGGTTTCGGCAACAAGGTCGGCGCCTATCCGGGCTACATCTGTGCGGCGGTCGCCTCGATCGTCACCGGCAGACCGGTCAAGTGGGTCGAGGACCGCATCGAGAACCTGACCAGCACCTCGTTTGCCCGCGACTACCACATGACCACCGAGATCGCCGCGACCAGGGAAGGCAAGGTCACTGGCCTGCGCGTGCACGTTCTCGCCGATCACGGCGCCTTCGATGCCTGCGCCGATCCCTCCAAGTGGCCGGCTGGCTTCTTCAACATCGTCACGGGCTCCTACGATTTCCCGACGGCACATCTGGCGGTCGACGGGGTCTATACGAACAAGGCGCCGGGCGGTGTGGCCTACCGATGCTCGTTCCGCGTCACGGAAGCGGCCTACTGCATCGAGCGGGCGATGGACATCCTTGCCCAGAAGCTCGGCATGGATCCCGCGGAACTGAGGCTCAAGAACTTCGTCCGGCCGGAGCAGTTCCCCTACCACTCGGCATTGGGGTGGGAATACGATTCCGGCGATTACCACACCGCCATGAAGAAGATGATGGAGACGGTTGACTATGCCAGCCTTCGTCGCGAACAGGCGGAAAAACGTGAGGCCTTCAAGCGCGGCGAGACGCGCGAGATCATGGGTCTCGGCGTCTCCTTTTTCACCGAGATCGTCGGCGCCGGGCCATCGAAGAACTGCGACATCCTCGGCATTGCCATGTTCGACAGCTGCGAGATTCGGCTGCATCCGACCGGCGCCGGCATCGCCCGTGTCGGATCGAAGAGCCAGGGCCAGGGCCACGAGACGACCTGGGCGCAGATCATCGCAACCGAGATCGGCATTCCGGCCGATGACATCATGGTCGAGGAAGGCAATACCGACACCGCGCCCTACGGCCTCGGAACCTATGGGTCCCGGTCGACGCCGGTCGCCGGTGCGGCGATCGCCATGGCCGCGCGCAAGATCAAGGCCAAGGCGCAGATGATCGCGGCCTACAAGCTGGAAGTCCACGAAGACGATCTCGAATTCGACATCGACGGCTTCCGGGTGAAGGGTCTGCCGGAGAGGTACCTGTCGATGAAGGACATCTGCTGGGCGGCCTACAATTCGCCACCGCCCGGCATGGAACCGGGACTGGAGGCGGTGAGCTACTACGACCCGCCGAACATGACATATCCCTTCGGCGCCTACCTCTGCGTCATGGACATCGACGTCGATACCGGCGTCTACAAGGTGCGGCGCTTCTACGCGCTCGATGACTGCGGCACCCGCATCAACCCCATGATCATCGAGGGCCAGGTGCACGGCGGGCTCACCGAAGCCTTCGCGATCGCGATGGGCCAGGAGATCCGGTACGACGACGCCGGCAACGTGGTGACGGGATCCTTCATGGACTTCTTCATGCCGACCGCCGTCGAAACACCGCATTGGGAAACGGACTTCACCGTCACGCCGTCGCCGCATCACCCGATCGGCGCGAAGGGGGTCGGAGAAAGCCCCAACGTGGGCGGCGTTCCGGCCTTCTCCAATGCAGTCAATGATGCGTTCTCGTTCCTGGGCTCCACCCATATCCAGATGCCCCACGATTTCTGGCGCAACTGGCAGGCGGCGAAGAGCCTCGGCGTGGTTTGA